A section of the Acidobacterium capsulatum ATCC 51196 genome encodes:
- a CDS encoding carboxypeptidase regulatory-like domain-containing protein, protein MSGSTGQNSRPGNAGGAFSIVSRLSLWGALMAFAFFLLCVPQLRAQTTASMSGTVTDQTGAVIPGATVTLTNQATQAQRTTVTTGTGQFTLTALLPGTYTVNVSAKGFQGYAQSGLALTAGADVGLPTVKLAVGSAAQTVTVHTTTQILPTINGEHAAVLSAQDIHKLALGARDITQLLKILPGVVTTPQGIGNSTAFSQVHTATSSTVGIGIVANGAPYRGGTTQLLDGVDITDPGCNCQAMSSANPDMTQEVTVETSNFGADSPFGPILISSISKSGGSQYHGEGYFVAENDVLNAIDWQTKNAAASQGKKAQKGSAHYYYPGFNVGGPIPGTHKKLRFWFGYEKDLQNTGNANILSSFIPTPDMMNGQFGNTPANATFCTGTSINFKVDNGCNDLTNTVLPNGVTLPGGGGAGSQIPAQFLDPGAKVLSSFWPKANITPVASTGYVNYRQAIPGTVDGWTYRIRVDYSPTAKDQFFVSYQQGYTDELTNYNGAHIYWTPGNAIQYPGGGLYQKYYTKAIAANYVHTFGANLTNELILAWGYLNAPVGPNNPNQATRSGLGYPYGTLFNTGSNILPAYSTAGSWTFPDFSEQDIFDNPSHQYLVKKELPSLADNLTWQYKSHTIKLGAFMEEVTNDQGEYEDPNGNFRNFNMYGGIPQNVITGQNIGSPNNPTANFLMGIATNYTENNVVKVTDMAYGDFAYYFDDTWKATSRLSIDYGVRIEHLGHWYDKNKDGEAVFIPTDVLPDYNSGRQNPGFRWHSTDPGIPSSGMPNRFAYLTPRFGMSYDVFGNGKLLVRGGWGIFRFADQYNNYTGPIQTSQEIAGYSLPGNTSIFFNQPQQAAATGGVAGQNGAPGIIVPQVGVGCSPSNPCIDPGQSGLNPTDDQIPDSSAWNLTIDKQLPLNFLLEAAYVGNHAENLPLGGEALAGSNFTDFDNVNKTPLGAYFKPDPLTGVMSPNPEDVTQTCVVNVGCHSTGNKTADYRPYGKVYGDNNVEVLDTAGYSNYDALQLALVRHGTNANVNVNWTYQNNLSTNMQEDAFHLRRNYGPATTTRRYVFNFSGSYTFQQPYKGQNLFLRGAANGWTISNITTWQSGGFLTSTNNSNFGMGLQYLPDYNGAPVSKTNPLPNGAQGTGISQATYYGTNATVLITPIKTCNPQSGTGKNQLLKYSCFAPPQVGQYGPTSEPYTMVAYFDSDMSLYKDFHVWRDQHAEFRIQAFNWLNHPLRQFSGGNQLSLHYQVPYGTSNFQTFPDAYPGANPNNFGVLDQKNGAPNQRTLELSVHYLF, encoded by the coding sequence ATGTCCGGTTCGACCGGCCAGAACTCCCGTCCAGGAAACGCTGGGGGAGCGTTTTCCATCGTCTCGCGCCTGAGTCTGTGGGGAGCGTTGATGGCTTTCGCCTTCTTCCTGCTCTGTGTCCCGCAGCTACGCGCGCAGACGACCGCCAGCATGTCCGGCACGGTCACTGACCAAACCGGCGCAGTCATTCCTGGCGCAACGGTGACGCTGACCAATCAAGCCACCCAGGCTCAGCGCACCACAGTCACCACCGGGACAGGCCAGTTCACGCTGACCGCGCTGCTGCCCGGCACCTACACGGTTAATGTCTCGGCCAAAGGCTTCCAGGGCTATGCTCAAAGCGGCCTTGCGCTGACAGCCGGTGCAGACGTGGGTCTACCCACCGTCAAGCTGGCCGTTGGCAGTGCGGCGCAGACCGTCACCGTCCACACGACTACCCAGATTCTGCCCACCATCAACGGTGAGCATGCCGCTGTGCTGAGCGCGCAGGACATTCACAAGCTTGCACTTGGCGCTCGTGATATCACTCAGTTGCTCAAAATTCTGCCCGGCGTTGTTACCACCCCGCAGGGCATTGGCAACTCGACTGCCTTTAGCCAGGTGCACACTGCCACCTCCAGCACCGTCGGTATCGGGATCGTGGCCAATGGCGCTCCGTATCGTGGCGGCACAACTCAGTTGCTGGATGGCGTTGACATCACTGACCCGGGTTGCAACTGCCAGGCCATGTCTTCGGCAAATCCGGATATGACGCAGGAAGTCACCGTCGAAACCTCCAACTTCGGCGCAGACTCGCCCTTCGGTCCCATCCTCATCAGCTCCATCAGCAAGTCCGGCGGATCGCAGTATCACGGCGAAGGCTACTTTGTTGCTGAAAATGACGTGCTGAATGCCATCGACTGGCAGACCAAGAATGCGGCGGCCAGCCAAGGTAAAAAGGCCCAGAAGGGTAGCGCCCACTACTACTATCCGGGCTTCAACGTCGGTGGTCCCATTCCCGGAACGCATAAGAAGCTTCGCTTCTGGTTCGGATACGAAAAAGACCTCCAGAACACCGGTAATGCCAACATCCTGTCATCGTTCATTCCAACGCCTGACATGATGAACGGCCAGTTCGGCAACACGCCGGCCAATGCAACGTTCTGTACCGGCACCTCTATCAACTTTAAGGTAGACAACGGTTGTAACGACCTTACGAACACGGTTCTGCCCAACGGCGTCACCCTTCCTGGCGGCGGCGGTGCGGGCAGCCAGATTCCTGCGCAGTTCCTTGACCCCGGTGCCAAGGTGCTCTCCAGCTTCTGGCCCAAGGCCAACATCACCCCGGTTGCTTCGACGGGTTACGTCAACTACCGCCAGGCCATCCCGGGCACTGTGGATGGTTGGACCTATCGCATCCGTGTCGACTACAGCCCGACGGCGAAGGATCAGTTCTTCGTTTCCTACCAGCAGGGCTACACGGATGAGCTCACCAACTACAACGGTGCCCACATTTACTGGACGCCCGGAAACGCCATTCAGTATCCCGGCGGCGGCCTGTATCAGAAGTACTACACCAAGGCCATCGCGGCGAACTACGTCCACACCTTCGGAGCCAACCTCACCAACGAGTTGATTCTGGCCTGGGGTTACCTCAACGCTCCAGTCGGTCCCAACAACCCGAATCAGGCCACCCGTAGCGGTCTTGGCTATCCCTACGGAACGCTCTTCAACACCGGCTCCAACATCCTGCCGGCTTACAGCACCGCAGGTTCCTGGACCTTCCCGGACTTCTCCGAACAGGACATCTTCGACAATCCCTCGCACCAGTACCTGGTCAAGAAGGAACTGCCCTCGCTGGCAGACAACCTGACCTGGCAGTACAAGAGCCACACCATCAAGCTGGGCGCCTTCATGGAAGAAGTCACCAACGATCAGGGTGAGTATGAAGATCCGAACGGCAACTTCCGTAACTTCAACATGTACGGCGGCATTCCACAGAACGTGATCACCGGTCAGAACATTGGTTCGCCCAACAACCCGACCGCAAACTTCCTGATGGGTATTGCTACAAACTACACGGAGAACAACGTCGTCAAGGTCACCGATATGGCCTATGGCGACTTCGCCTACTACTTCGATGACACCTGGAAGGCCACCTCGCGCCTCTCCATCGACTACGGTGTGCGCATCGAGCACCTCGGCCACTGGTATGACAAGAACAAGGACGGTGAGGCTGTCTTCATTCCGACCGACGTTCTGCCCGACTACAACTCCGGACGCCAGAATCCCGGCTTCCGCTGGCACTCCACCGACCCGGGAATTCCGTCCAGCGGTATGCCCAACCGGTTTGCCTACCTGACGCCGCGCTTCGGCATGTCGTATGACGTCTTCGGCAATGGCAAGCTGCTGGTTCGCGGTGGATGGGGCATCTTCCGCTTCGCCGACCAGTACAACAACTACACCGGCCCAATTCAAACCTCACAGGAAATCGCAGGCTATTCACTGCCTGGCAACACCTCCATCTTCTTCAATCAGCCCCAGCAGGCTGCTGCCACCGGTGGCGTGGCCGGACAAAATGGTGCCCCCGGCATCATCGTTCCGCAGGTCGGCGTGGGTTGCAGCCCAAGCAATCCTTGCATCGATCCCGGCCAGTCCGGCCTCAATCCTACGGATGATCAGATTCCCGACTCCTCAGCCTGGAACCTGACCATCGACAAGCAGTTGCCCTTGAACTTCCTTCTGGAAGCTGCTTACGTAGGCAATCACGCAGAGAACCTGCCCCTCGGCGGTGAAGCCCTTGCAGGCAGCAACTTCACCGACTTCGACAACGTCAACAAGACTCCGCTCGGCGCTTACTTCAAGCCCGACCCGCTGACCGGTGTCATGTCCCCGAACCCGGAAGACGTCACGCAGACCTGCGTCGTGAATGTGGGTTGCCACTCCACCGGGAACAAGACCGCCGACTATCGCCCCTACGGTAAGGTCTACGGAGACAACAATGTGGAGGTGCTGGATACCGCTGGCTACTCCAACTACGACGCACTGCAACTCGCGCTGGTACGTCACGGCACGAATGCAAACGTCAACGTCAACTGGACCTACCAGAACAACCTCAGCACCAATATGCAGGAAGACGCTTTCCATCTGCGTCGCAACTACGGTCCTGCCACCACCACCCGCCGGTACGTCTTCAACTTCTCCGGCTCCTACACCTTCCAGCAGCCCTACAAGGGACAGAACCTCTTCCTGCGTGGGGCCGCCAACGGCTGGACGATCTCGAACATTACCACCTGGCAGTCCGGTGGCTTCCTGACGTCCACCAATAACTCCAACTTCGGAATGGGTCTGCAGTACCTGCCCGACTACAACGGAGCTCCGGTCTCCAAGACCAATCCGTTGCCGAACGGCGCTCAGGGTACCGGCATCAGCCAGGCCACCTACTACGGCACGAACGCCACGGTGCTCATCACGCCGATCAAGACGTGCAATCCTCAATCCGGTACGGGCAAGAACCAGCTCCTCAAGTACTCCTGCTTCGCACCACCGCAGGTTGGGCAGTACGGTCCAACCTCCGAGCCCTACACCATGGTGGCGTACTTCGACAGTGACATGTCGCTGTACAAGGACTTCCATGTCTGGCGCGACCAGCATGCGGAGTTCCGCATCCAGGCCTTCAACTGGCTCAACCATCCGCTGCGTCAGTTCTCGGGTGGCAACCAGCTCAGCCTGCACTACCAGGTGCCTTACGGAACCAGCAACTTCCAGACCTTCCCGGATGCATATCCTGGAGCGAACCCCAACAACTTTGGCGTGCTCGACCAGAAGAACGGCGCGCCGAACCAGAGAACGCTTGAGCTCTCGGTTCACTACCTCTTCTAA
- a CDS encoding CRTAC1 family protein — MSRRLAWCFLWWSCALLLALPQSLPAQTPAVAAAQIKGESQPAHPYIPKLVDITASTGIHFVHNSSPDARYIVESMSGGVALIDYDRDGYPDIYFTNAPTVAQYLQGVPAYSALYHNNGNGTFTDVTKQSGLGNPCWAMGAAVGDYNNDGWPDLLVTCFGGVELFRNNGNGTFTNVTKQAGLASDHGWATGAAFGDYNNDGWDDLFVPHYVDLDLHDLPTLGSRPTCMYQGIAVQCGPRGLPGSPDNLYRNNGNGTFTDVSKEAGVSDPNDYFGLTGVWEDFYGDGKLDLIVANDGEPNYLYQNDGHGHFKEIGYASGLALNGDGYEQANMGIALGDYLHTGRLSVAITHFSGEYTTLFRNDGNFNFTDVSAQAGLVQATAPDVGWGDAFVDANNNGWPDLFLVNGHVYPQVDSKAVGTHYKESKLLFLNEGNGKFFNASKLVGPAIQIPQVSRGLAVGDLFHDGHQELVIENLVGGPMILRIDPNPKNHWISLQLAGSPAQGNLLALNARVQVIAGDLSQVQEVRSGGSYLSQNDLRLYFGLGRHTRADKIVITWSDGEKETITGLAADHYYSILQGVGIVPAARITPRAPAKF; from the coding sequence GTGAGCAGGCGGCTGGCGTGGTGCTTTTTGTGGTGGAGCTGTGCGCTCCTGCTGGCTCTTCCGCAATCTCTTCCGGCGCAAACTCCCGCGGTGGCCGCGGCGCAGATTAAAGGCGAGTCGCAGCCCGCCCATCCTTACATCCCTAAGCTCGTCGATATCACCGCCAGCACCGGCATTCACTTCGTCCACAACTCTTCGCCCGATGCGCGCTACATCGTTGAGTCCATGAGCGGCGGCGTTGCCTTGATCGATTACGACCGCGACGGCTACCCGGACATCTATTTCACCAACGCGCCCACCGTTGCCCAGTATCTGCAGGGCGTGCCCGCCTACAGCGCTCTGTATCACAACAACGGCAACGGAACCTTCACCGACGTCACAAAGCAGTCCGGTCTCGGCAATCCCTGCTGGGCCATGGGCGCGGCCGTCGGCGACTACAACAATGATGGATGGCCCGATCTGCTCGTGACCTGCTTCGGCGGGGTCGAACTCTTTCGCAACAACGGCAACGGCACCTTTACCAATGTCACAAAGCAGGCCGGCCTCGCGTCCGATCATGGATGGGCCACCGGCGCGGCCTTCGGCGACTACAACAACGACGGCTGGGACGATCTCTTCGTCCCCCACTACGTCGATCTTGACCTGCACGATCTGCCCACGCTCGGCTCCAGGCCCACCTGCATGTACCAGGGCATCGCAGTGCAGTGCGGACCGCGCGGCCTGCCCGGCTCGCCCGACAATCTCTACCGCAACAACGGCAACGGCACCTTCACTGATGTCTCAAAAGAGGCCGGCGTCAGCGATCCCAACGACTACTTCGGCCTGACCGGTGTATGGGAAGACTTCTACGGCGACGGCAAGCTCGACCTCATCGTCGCCAATGATGGCGAGCCCAACTACCTCTACCAGAATGACGGCCACGGGCACTTCAAGGAGATCGGCTACGCCTCGGGCCTGGCCCTCAACGGCGATGGATACGAGCAGGCCAACATGGGCATCGCTCTCGGCGACTATCTCCACACCGGCCGCCTCTCCGTTGCCATCACCCATTTCAGCGGCGAATACACCACGCTCTTCCGCAACGACGGCAACTTCAACTTCACCGATGTCTCGGCCCAGGCCGGCCTCGTGCAGGCCACCGCTCCCGATGTCGGCTGGGGCGATGCCTTTGTCGATGCCAACAACAATGGATGGCCCGATCTCTTCCTCGTCAACGGCCACGTCTACCCCCAGGTGGACTCCAAAGCGGTCGGCACCCATTACAAAGAATCGAAACTGCTCTTCCTCAACGAGGGAAACGGCAAATTCTTCAATGCCAGCAAGTTAGTGGGGCCAGCCATCCAGATTCCGCAGGTCAGCCGCGGCCTCGCCGTGGGCGATCTCTTTCATGACGGCCATCAGGAGCTGGTCATCGAGAACCTCGTCGGCGGCCCGATGATCCTGCGCATCGATCCAAACCCGAAGAACCACTGGATCAGCCTCCAGCTTGCCGGCTCTCCGGCCCAAGGCAACCTGCTTGCCCTCAATGCCCGCGTGCAGGTCATCGCCGGCGATCTCTCCCAGGTGCAGGAGGTCCGCAGCGGCGGTAGCTATCTCTCCCAGAACGACTTACGGCTCTACTTCGGCCTCGGCAGGCACACCCGGGCAGACAAGATTGTCATCACGTGGTCCGATGGCGAAAAGGAAACGATTACTGGTCTAGCCGCCGACCATTACTACTCCATTCTGCAGGGCGTGGGCATCGTTCCCGCAGCTCGCATCACCCCTCGGGCTCCCGCAAAATTCTAA